A portion of the Choristoneura fumiferana chromosome 20, NRCan_CFum_1, whole genome shotgun sequence genome contains these proteins:
- the LOC141439146 gene encoding uncharacterized protein isoform X2 — translation MSTGIIEAKYKEELSPLLITCNLNDIVTISTPSIRYNRETLYYLHNPNGDVTQLNITSTEESEEYKNEARIMFRKTNYKIDNVNFGYKIDFKTKDEFGQNGNEFVIGPLMEEDHGNWVLSMYESDDSTWIEMFQVITIEIIEKVPMEPQLPEINPGDTLKLSFAYPIKHLQSCQLTVPSSSYDRYYELASSDWCAYIIRNVTEEDAGTWEVKGVGRIVYEGKTQIKVRNKIT, via the exons CTAAATACAAAGAAGAATTATCACCTCTGCTTATTACATGTAACCTCAATGATATAGTGACAATATCAACACCCAGCATCCGATACAATAGGGAGACTTTATACTATTTACACAATCCAAACGGTGATGTCACTCAACTAAACATAACTTCGACAGAAGAAAGTGAAGAGTACAAGAATGAAGCCAGAATAATGTTTcgtaaaactaattataaaataGACAATGTCAACTTTGGATACAAAATCGATTTCAAAACAAAAGACGAGTTTGGTCAGAACGGAAACGAATTTGTTATTGGGCCCCTGATGGAAGAAGACCACGGGAATTGGGTGTTAAGTATGTATGAAAGTGACGATAGTACATGGATAGAAATGTTTCAAGTTATTACTATTGAGATAATTG AAAAAGTCCCAATGGAGCCGCAACTTCCAGAAATAAACCCAGGGGACACGCTGAAGCTGAGCTTTGCTTATCCCATCAAACACCTGCAAAGCTGCCAACTCACTGTTCCCAGCTCTAGCTATGACAG GTATTACGAGCTAGCTTCGAGCGACTGGTGCGCGTACATAATACGCAACGTGACAGAAGAGGACGCCGGCACGTGGGAAGTAAAAGGGGTCGGCAGGATAGTTTACGAGGGGAAAACACAgataaaagtgagaaataaaatcACCTGA
- the Atu gene encoding another transcription unit isoform X1: MAPVAQNVLEDTDSGSDSDSASSASSKKSPSPAPLGKEGSRSRSGSRSPAKSASGSPQSHRSAASRKSSNASNASRSKSNSPAASNRSRSGSAQSNKSSSSNKSHVSGSPKDRVSKSRSRSGSRRSRSGSASARSRSGSAKSRSASPKSRSQSPKSRSQSPKARSHSSKSRSPSPKSQAKSRSRSKSASASPKSRKSRSRSGSASSRSKSPEARPDVQDSRSNSPNLMIDDEHTKAKSRSRSGSRQSRSKSRSKSKSKSRSRSRSKSSNASESNAAGEKKKRAVVSDSDSDDGKSIPKRKGSGSDSDASGKPKRKTKKLVDSDDDNDEEKADTVTADALFGDASDISTEDEADKQSGRSKSRSRSRSRSRSRSRSGGRSDDDRRDDDARRGSGDEEQRDKPEEEEVEIPETRIDVDMPKIWTELGKELHFVKLPNFLSVETRPYDPATYEDEIDEEETLDEEGRYRLKLKVENTMRWRTNFDKDGNAIKESNARMVKWSDGSMSLHLGSEIFDVYKQPLHGDHNHLFVRQGTGLQGQAVFRTKLSFRPHSTESFTHRKMTLSLADRSTKTSSIKILSQVGADPDADRKYQLKKEEMELRAAMRSRASTRPKRRAGGAGAAAARRDDSEDEGGVSLAAIKNKYKQGQKATAGAAIYSSESDGSDVETRRARRLDKAKALKDSDSEGSDAPAQRTPQQSGSGSGSGSGSGSE, from the exons ATGGCACCGGTAGCGCAAAACGTTTTGGAAG aCACTGATTCTGGATCAGATTCAGATAGCGCGTCAAGTGCCAGCAGCAAAAAGAGCCCAAGCCCAGCTCCTCTTGGCAAAGAGGGCAGTCGCTCCAG aTCAGGTTCCAGAAGTCCGGCCAAATCAGCAAGCGGATCCCCTCAGTCACACCGCTCAGCAGCCTCAAGAAAATCATCCAATGCTTCAAACGCGTCTCGCAGCAAGTCTAACTCCCCAGCTGCCTCAAACAGGTCTCGTTCAGGCTCCGCTCAGAGCAACAAGTCTTCATCCAGCAACAAGTCACATGTGTCAGGAAGTCCTAAAGACAGAGTTTCTAAATCCCGGTCTAGGAGTGGATCCCGTCGGTCAAGATCAGGATCAGCCAGTGCGAGGTCTCGCTCTGGCAGCGCCAAATCCAGATCGGCGAGTCCAAAATCTAGATCCCAAAGTCCGAAATCAAGGTCACAGAGCCCCAAAGCTCGGTCGCATTCGTCGAAGTCAAGGTCACCGAGCCCGAAGTCACAGGCTAAAAGCCGTTCAAGGTCAAAGTCTGCAAGTGCCAGCCCTAAAAGCAGGAAGTCAAGGTCTAGATCCGGAAGTGCTTCGTCAAGGTCTAAGAGTCCAGAAGCGAGGCCAGATGTCCAGGACAGTAGGTCCAACTCGCCGAATCTCATGATCGATGATGAGCACACCAAAGCTAAGAGTAGATCCAG gtcAGGATCAAGGCAATCACGATCAAAGTCTAGAagtaaatcaaagtcaaaaagcCGTTCACGATCTCGCTCCAAAAGTTCAAACGCTTCGGAATCCAATGCTG CAGGAGAAAAGAAAAAACGAGCTGTTGTATCAGATTCTGATAGTGATGATGGCAAAAGCATACCGAAGCGTAAAGGATCCGGCAGTGACTCGGATGCCAGTGGGAAACCCAAGAGGAAGACCAAGAAACTTGTAGACTCcgacgatgataatgatgaggaAAAGGCTGATACAG TGACCGCGGACGCTCTGTTCGGCGATGCCTCCGACATCAGCACAGAGGATGAAGCCGATAAGCAGTCGGGACGATCGAAGTCGAGGTCGCGCTCGAGATCGAGGTCGAGGTCGCGAAGCCGGAGTGGGGGACGCTCGGACGATGACCGACGGGATGATGATGCTCGACGGGGCAGCGGTGATGAG GAACAACGCGACAAGCCAGAGGAAGAAGAAGTGGAGATACCCGAAACCCGTATAGACGTGGACATGCCCAAGATCTGGACTGAGCTAGGCAAGGAGCTGCATTTCGTGAAGCTTCCCAACTTCTTGTCAGTTGAGACGAGGCCGTACGACCCCGCCACTTACGAGGATGAAATCGATGAGGAGGAAACACTGGATGAGGAAGGTCGATATAG GTTAAAACTAAAGGTTGAGAACACGATGCGTTGGCGTACCAATTTCGACAAAGACGGCAACGCGATAAAGGAGTCTAACGCACGCATGGTCAAATGGTCGGATGGAAGTATGTCGCTGCACCTGGGGTCTGAAATATTTGACGTTTATAAGCAACCTCTTCAC GGCGACCACAACCACTTGTTCGTCCGTCAAGGCACTGGTCTGCAAGGCCAGGCGGTGTTCCGCACGAAGCTCTCCTTCCGTCCGCACTCCACTGAGTCCTTCACTCACCGGAAGATGACCCTGTCTCTGGCGGACCGCTCAACCAAGACCAGCTCCATCAAGATACTGTCTCAAGTCGGGGCGGATCCGGACGCCGACCGCAAATATCAGCTCAAG AAAGAAGAGATGGAGCTCCGCGCGGCGATGCGTTCGCGCGCGTCCACGCGGCCCAagcggcgcgcgggcggcgcgggcgcggccgcgGCGCGGCGCGACGACTCCGAAGACGAGGGCGGCGTCTCCCTCGCAGCCATCAAGAACAAGTACAAGCAGGGCCAGAAAG CAACGGCCGGCGCTGCGATTTACTCCTCGGAATCCGACGGCTCGGACGTGGAGACGCGTCGTGCTCGCCGTTTGGACAAAGCCAAGGCTCTGAAGGACTCTGATTCAGAAGGGAGCGACGCGCCCGCTCAGCGCACGCCACAACAgagcggcagcggcagcgggagcggcagcggcagcgggAGCGAGTAG
- the Atu gene encoding another transcription unit isoform X2 gives MAPVAQNVLEDTDSGSDSDSASSASSKKSPSPAPLGKEGSRSRSGSRSPAKSASGSPQSHRSAASRKSSNASNASRSKSNSPAASNRSRSGSAQSNKSSSSNKSHVSGSPKDRVSKSRSRSGSRRSRSGSASARSRSGSAKSRSASPKSRSQSPKSRSQSPKARSHSSKSRSPSPKSQAKSRSRSKSASASPKSRKSRSRSGSASSRSKSPEARPDVQDSRSNSPNLMIDDEHTKAKSRSRSGSRQSRSKSRSKSKSKSRSRSRSKSSNASESNAGEKKKRAVVSDSDSDDGKSIPKRKGSGSDSDASGKPKRKTKKLVDSDDDNDEEKADTVTADALFGDASDISTEDEADKQSGRSKSRSRSRSRSRSRSRSGGRSDDDRRDDDARRGSGDEEQRDKPEEEEVEIPETRIDVDMPKIWTELGKELHFVKLPNFLSVETRPYDPATYEDEIDEEETLDEEGRYRLKLKVENTMRWRTNFDKDGNAIKESNARMVKWSDGSMSLHLGSEIFDVYKQPLHGDHNHLFVRQGTGLQGQAVFRTKLSFRPHSTESFTHRKMTLSLADRSTKTSSIKILSQVGADPDADRKYQLKKEEMELRAAMRSRASTRPKRRAGGAGAAAARRDDSEDEGGVSLAAIKNKYKQGQKATAGAAIYSSESDGSDVETRRARRLDKAKALKDSDSEGSDAPAQRTPQQSGSGSGSGSGSGSE, from the exons ATGGCACCGGTAGCGCAAAACGTTTTGGAAG aCACTGATTCTGGATCAGATTCAGATAGCGCGTCAAGTGCCAGCAGCAAAAAGAGCCCAAGCCCAGCTCCTCTTGGCAAAGAGGGCAGTCGCTCCAG aTCAGGTTCCAGAAGTCCGGCCAAATCAGCAAGCGGATCCCCTCAGTCACACCGCTCAGCAGCCTCAAGAAAATCATCCAATGCTTCAAACGCGTCTCGCAGCAAGTCTAACTCCCCAGCTGCCTCAAACAGGTCTCGTTCAGGCTCCGCTCAGAGCAACAAGTCTTCATCCAGCAACAAGTCACATGTGTCAGGAAGTCCTAAAGACAGAGTTTCTAAATCCCGGTCTAGGAGTGGATCCCGTCGGTCAAGATCAGGATCAGCCAGTGCGAGGTCTCGCTCTGGCAGCGCCAAATCCAGATCGGCGAGTCCAAAATCTAGATCCCAAAGTCCGAAATCAAGGTCACAGAGCCCCAAAGCTCGGTCGCATTCGTCGAAGTCAAGGTCACCGAGCCCGAAGTCACAGGCTAAAAGCCGTTCAAGGTCAAAGTCTGCAAGTGCCAGCCCTAAAAGCAGGAAGTCAAGGTCTAGATCCGGAAGTGCTTCGTCAAGGTCTAAGAGTCCAGAAGCGAGGCCAGATGTCCAGGACAGTAGGTCCAACTCGCCGAATCTCATGATCGATGATGAGCACACCAAAGCTAAGAGTAGATCCAG gtcAGGATCAAGGCAATCACGATCAAAGTCTAGAagtaaatcaaagtcaaaaagcCGTTCACGATCTCGCTCCAAAAGTTCAAACGCTTCGGAATCCAATGCTG GAGAAAAGAAAAAACGAGCTGTTGTATCAGATTCTGATAGTGATGATGGCAAAAGCATACCGAAGCGTAAAGGATCCGGCAGTGACTCGGATGCCAGTGGGAAACCCAAGAGGAAGACCAAGAAACTTGTAGACTCcgacgatgataatgatgaggaAAAGGCTGATACAG TGACCGCGGACGCTCTGTTCGGCGATGCCTCCGACATCAGCACAGAGGATGAAGCCGATAAGCAGTCGGGACGATCGAAGTCGAGGTCGCGCTCGAGATCGAGGTCGAGGTCGCGAAGCCGGAGTGGGGGACGCTCGGACGATGACCGACGGGATGATGATGCTCGACGGGGCAGCGGTGATGAG GAACAACGCGACAAGCCAGAGGAAGAAGAAGTGGAGATACCCGAAACCCGTATAGACGTGGACATGCCCAAGATCTGGACTGAGCTAGGCAAGGAGCTGCATTTCGTGAAGCTTCCCAACTTCTTGTCAGTTGAGACGAGGCCGTACGACCCCGCCACTTACGAGGATGAAATCGATGAGGAGGAAACACTGGATGAGGAAGGTCGATATAG GTTAAAACTAAAGGTTGAGAACACGATGCGTTGGCGTACCAATTTCGACAAAGACGGCAACGCGATAAAGGAGTCTAACGCACGCATGGTCAAATGGTCGGATGGAAGTATGTCGCTGCACCTGGGGTCTGAAATATTTGACGTTTATAAGCAACCTCTTCAC GGCGACCACAACCACTTGTTCGTCCGTCAAGGCACTGGTCTGCAAGGCCAGGCGGTGTTCCGCACGAAGCTCTCCTTCCGTCCGCACTCCACTGAGTCCTTCACTCACCGGAAGATGACCCTGTCTCTGGCGGACCGCTCAACCAAGACCAGCTCCATCAAGATACTGTCTCAAGTCGGGGCGGATCCGGACGCCGACCGCAAATATCAGCTCAAG AAAGAAGAGATGGAGCTCCGCGCGGCGATGCGTTCGCGCGCGTCCACGCGGCCCAagcggcgcgcgggcggcgcgggcgcggccgcgGCGCGGCGCGACGACTCCGAAGACGAGGGCGGCGTCTCCCTCGCAGCCATCAAGAACAAGTACAAGCAGGGCCAGAAAG CAACGGCCGGCGCTGCGATTTACTCCTCGGAATCCGACGGCTCGGACGTGGAGACGCGTCGTGCTCGCCGTTTGGACAAAGCCAAGGCTCTGAAGGACTCTGATTCAGAAGGGAGCGACGCGCCCGCTCAGCGCACGCCACAACAgagcggcagcggcagcgggagcggcagcggcagcgggAGCGAGTAG